The Geobacter sp. AOG2 genome includes a window with the following:
- a CDS encoding PKD domain-containing protein produces MNQNPGNSTISSLNYVDNLSNFISGSSSTVTAGSTTNTGSQFTMVDLSVWDLSTTCGSCHPGGGFVEKDRNGKRFSMMNPAVDGSTPYTMTVFDQYFTDTGLPKHQVMMSPWSYPLYMNGQPVITDSGWGQAMTMTMPDGSSMPVFDKQVMMPNVKEMDCLMCHFDGFNNLMSSVMAYSGAHNATPSFGAGFMNMFTQAYDFTTGLLTKNSDNTVSLAPAALAKLEANPPSQNCRNCHMPSGLKDLPDMMRDFLSSAPMAYTGSFTQSFTGLAMPAFDFNAPFGATWDWALTPYATSPTLYMTMTGIASTTPGFTTTIPAGWPSAMGRSEFNAAAFADFSTAMPGMKQYFLGGGNPAGTGPIYYQASLGNGMQDQNALKKGVVPFPRAEWFKRGDLWAPGYDVHLTLECAGCHMNTNTTKIDRFAAPTDAANPNTTFDGKSLCDPGKGYDSAAGVEGNAAKRTTVNSQNTVKKCENCHVTGKNSDGVAIDTFGAPNPLAAHQNAGLLANITQAVKTTNGSNEVPFVGNHLDVMDCTVCHLAREQMVVRELDSTSGNRYPNMLGFAAERGMLGMFSDPGMGIPANTNLTKWEPLFTWQKNGNYYKTFDNTSTNTSWRRKVYAVNIITAAIWNNVDPAVDANGDGVTGSGPTHHAGDYSGVLTANYDPWIARDLKAGMNFGPSGFAPIPVGFGNGSYQSAYDATGAFTGAWKYVGVYGGNVVFSTPEEISGYKAYRNAIKGSVDNKDWTNTQLALLGGPYKLTHGVRPTRTYVLGTSCADCHSSTPKTSLFKGDFDMLGTAIKTTAGAQFMQSPASQLEVVGLKDDIVTGAELSTKAGGALEVEFDELGTWDGSTFTSNAGGTYKKVKPLDRSEALYPIDGTFTDVKGNTYANRTAWVNNYLANENVINAAKFGIGVKPFANFSSSFTDTDKSAPGIQVAKDAVLPLAAYAAKPDDAGVITYDWTSSDGTAIASGKTSSVTFSTIGQKTITLKVTDESGNVSVATQQVEVVVPVADVITWTDNPGNRGGTITATPLPTPNDKVKIIWGDAKYDYVTISDALSVAKAHTYSVAGNKTVEIYVYKNGIQKGYFKKVITVDGTN; encoded by the coding sequence GTGGAAAAAGACAGGAACGGTAAACGCTTCAGCATGATGAATCCGGCGGTCGACGGATCCACCCCCTACACCATGACGGTCTTCGATCAGTATTTTACCGATACGGGACTGCCGAAACACCAGGTCATGATGTCTCCCTGGTCCTACCCGCTCTATATGAACGGCCAGCCGGTCATCACCGATTCCGGTTGGGGACAGGCCATGACCATGACCATGCCCGACGGAAGCAGCATGCCGGTTTTCGACAAGCAGGTCATGATGCCCAACGTCAAGGAAATGGACTGCCTGATGTGCCATTTCGACGGTTTCAACAACCTGATGTCATCGGTTATGGCCTACAGCGGCGCTCATAACGCCACGCCGTCGTTCGGCGCCGGTTTTATGAACATGTTCACGCAAGCCTATGACTTCACGACCGGGTTGCTGACAAAGAACTCCGACAACACCGTGTCCCTTGCCCCGGCGGCTTTGGCCAAGCTGGAAGCCAATCCCCCAAGTCAGAACTGCCGTAACTGCCATATGCCTTCGGGCCTTAAAGACCTTCCGGACATGATGCGGGACTTCCTCTCCAGCGCCCCGATGGCCTACACCGGCAGCTTCACGCAATCGTTCACCGGCCTTGCCATGCCGGCCTTCGACTTCAACGCCCCGTTCGGCGCCACGTGGGATTGGGCACTGACTCCATATGCGACATCCCCGACCCTGTACATGACCATGACGGGTATCGCCAGTACGACTCCCGGTTTCACCACCACGATTCCGGCAGGATGGCCGTCGGCCATGGGAAGGTCCGAGTTCAACGCGGCCGCATTTGCCGACTTCTCCACGGCCATGCCCGGCATGAAGCAGTACTTCCTGGGCGGCGGCAACCCCGCCGGCACCGGTCCGATCTACTATCAGGCCAGCCTTGGCAATGGCATGCAGGATCAGAATGCCCTCAAGAAAGGCGTTGTCCCCTTCCCCCGCGCCGAGTGGTTCAAGCGCGGCGACCTGTGGGCGCCCGGCTACGACGTGCACCTCACCCTCGAGTGCGCCGGCTGTCACATGAACACCAATACCACCAAGATTGACCGGTTTGCAGCCCCCACGGATGCAGCCAACCCGAACACCACGTTCGACGGCAAGAGTCTCTGCGATCCGGGTAAAGGCTATGACAGCGCTGCCGGCGTAGAAGGCAATGCAGCCAAGAGAACCACCGTCAACAGTCAGAATACGGTCAAAAAATGCGAGAACTGCCACGTTACCGGGAAAAACAGCGATGGTGTGGCCATCGATACGTTCGGCGCTCCCAATCCATTGGCGGCCCATCAGAATGCAGGTCTGCTGGCCAACATCACCCAGGCCGTCAAGACGACCAACGGCAGCAACGAAGTGCCGTTCGTCGGCAACCATCTTGATGTCATGGACTGCACGGTCTGCCACCTGGCACGCGAGCAGATGGTTGTCCGCGAACTGGACTCCACCTCCGGCAACCGCTATCCCAACATGCTTGGATTTGCCGCCGAGCGCGGCATGCTGGGTATGTTCTCCGATCCGGGCATGGGTATTCCGGCGAATACCAACCTGACGAAGTGGGAACCGCTCTTCACATGGCAGAAAAACGGCAACTATTATAAAACCTTCGACAACACCAGCACCAATACGAGCTGGCGCCGCAAGGTCTATGCCGTGAACATCATTACCGCAGCGATCTGGAACAACGTGGACCCCGCCGTTGACGCCAATGGCGACGGCGTTACCGGCTCGGGACCGACACACCATGCCGGCGATTATTCCGGCGTCCTGACCGCCAACTACGATCCCTGGATTGCCCGCGACCTGAAGGCCGGCATGAATTTCGGCCCTTCCGGTTTTGCTCCGATCCCGGTCGGCTTTGGCAACGGCTCCTACCAGAGCGCCTATGACGCAACCGGCGCTTTCACCGGCGCGTGGAAGTACGTCGGTGTGTACGGCGGCAACGTCGTATTCTCGACACCGGAAGAGATCTCGGGTTACAAGGCCTATCGCAACGCCATCAAGGGTTCGGTTGACAACAAGGACTGGACGAACACCCAGCTTGCATTGCTGGGCGGTCCTTACAAGCTGACCCACGGTGTGCGGCCGACGCGGACCTATGTTCTCGGCACCAGTTGCGCCGACTGCCACTCTTCCACACCGAAAACCTCATTGTTCAAGGGCGATTTCGATATGCTCGGCACTGCCATCAAGACCACGGCAGGCGCACAGTTCATGCAATCTCCGGCTTCACAACTGGAAGTCGTGGGCTTGAAGGACGATATCGTGACCGGAGCCGAATTGTCCACCAAGGCAGGCGGCGCCCTTGAAGTCGAATTCGATGAACTGGGCACCTGGGATGGAAGCACGTTCACCTCGAATGCCGGTGGAACCTACAAGAAAGTGAAACCTCTTGACAGGTCCGAGGCTCTTTATCCGATCGACGGCACCTTCACCGACGTCAAAGGGAATACCTATGCCAACCGCACGGCATGGGTAAACAACTACCTCGCCAATGAAAATGTCATCAATGCGGCGAAGTTCGGAATTGGTGTCAAGCCGTTCGCCAATTTCTCATCCAGTTTCACCGATACCGACAAGTCGGCCCCCGGTATCCAGGTCGCCAAAGATGCCGTCCTGCCGTTGGCGGCCTATGCGGCAAAACCCGATGACGCCGGCGTCATCACCTACGACTGGACCTCCAGCGACGGGACTGCCATCGCTTCCGGAAAGACCTCCAGCGTAACCTTCAGCACCATCGGCCAGAAGACCATCACCCTGAAGGTGACCGACGAGAGTGGAAATGTCTCGGTGGCCACACAGCAGGTCGAGGTCGTTGTACCGGTTGCCGATGTCATAACCTGGACGGATAATCCCGGTAACCGGGGCGGCACGATTACCGCCACGCCGTTGCCGACCCCCAATGACAAGGTCAAGATCATCTGGGGCGACGCCAAATATGACTATGTGACCATCAGCGATGCCCTCTCCGTCGCCAAGGCCCACACCTACAGTGTGGCGGGGAACAAGACGGTCGAGATTTACGTCTACAAAAACGGTATCCAGAAGGGGTACTTCAAGAAGGTCATTACCGTTGACGGCACGAACTAA
- a CDS encoding metalloregulator ArsR/SmtB family transcription factor gives MARLIKILGHPVRLKILSNMIHESKCVRNIWESLGLQQATVSQHISLLKTNGIVEGRRKGGEMYYTISSPLAKRLVDSLSRNDVIT, from the coding sequence ATGGCACGTCTCATAAAAATACTTGGTCATCCGGTGCGACTTAAAATCCTGTCAAATATGATCCATGAATCAAAATGTGTCAGAAACATCTGGGAGTCTCTTGGATTACAGCAGGCTACAGTATCGCAACATATCTCATTATTAAAAACAAATGGCATAGTTGAAGGAAGGCGTAAAGGCGGAGAAATGTACTATACTATCAGTAGTCCACTGGCTAAAAGGCTTGTTGATTCATTATCCCGCAACGATGTCATAACGTAA
- a CDS encoding peptidylprolyl isomerase, producing the protein MLSKSISTIGILLFFISACSVASSNMTPPLPTAKTSETDLKKTAARVNDRDITVAELKRAETVLMAGRPDLQIPPYLQKEFEKQALNQLIGAELLFQAGQRLAVKDLDKRTDAKLAKIKGGFPDAKEYDKALQRIGMNEKMLHDSTRRELVIANFIDTNISPKITVSDEEIKKFYEQNPDKFRQPEQIRASHILIGVDGKAGVEEKKIARDKAEKLRKELLAGADFVKLAKENSTCPSSRQGGDLGYFSKGKMDPKFEQAAFALEPGGLSNVVETRFGYHIIKLLNRKKAETVSLAEAREKIEDYLRTQKTNVAIGDFVGEARKSAKVDVLLP; encoded by the coding sequence ATGCTTTCAAAATCAATAAGTACAATAGGGATATTGCTGTTCTTCATTTCCGCTTGTTCGGTAGCATCGTCAAATATGACGCCGCCCTTGCCGACTGCCAAAACATCGGAGACGGATCTGAAGAAAACGGCGGCAAGGGTGAATGACAGAGATATTACCGTCGCCGAACTCAAGCGGGCTGAAACGGTTTTGATGGCGGGACGGCCCGATTTGCAAATCCCCCCCTATCTGCAAAAAGAATTCGAAAAGCAGGCTCTCAATCAATTGATCGGTGCGGAGTTGCTTTTTCAGGCCGGCCAGCGGCTTGCCGTCAAAGATCTCGACAAGCGGACGGACGCCAAACTGGCGAAGATCAAAGGCGGTTTCCCCGACGCCAAGGAGTATGACAAAGCGCTCCAACGTATCGGGATGAACGAAAAAATGCTCCATGACTCTACCCGCCGGGAACTGGTCATTGCCAATTTTATCGACACGAACATCTCCCCCAAGATTACGGTCAGCGACGAAGAGATCAAAAAGTTTTATGAGCAGAATCCTGACAAGTTCCGTCAGCCCGAGCAGATCAGGGCCAGCCATATCCTGATCGGTGTTGACGGCAAGGCAGGGGTCGAAGAGAAGAAGATCGCGCGCGATAAAGCCGAGAAGCTCCGCAAGGAGCTGTTGGCGGGCGCCGATTTCGTCAAACTGGCCAAGGAAAACTCGACCTGCCCCAGCAGCAGGCAAGGGGGCGATCTGGGCTACTTCAGCAAAGGCAAAATGGACCCTAAATTCGAACAGGCCGCTTTTGCTCTCGAACCGGGAGGCCTAAGCAATGTGGTGGAGACCCGGTTTGGCTATCATATCATCAAGTTGCTGAACCGGAAAAAAGCAGAGACGGTCTCCTTGGCCGAAGCCAGGGAAAAGATCGAGGATTACCTCAGAACCCAAAAAACGAATGTGGCTATTGGAGATTTTGTCGGCGAAGCTCGCAAGAGCGCCAAGGTCGACGTGCTGCTGCCATAA
- a CDS encoding methyl-accepting chemotaxis protein has protein sequence MKIKTKLFLNVAIVAGISIIISVTCYVSMTFIKEKLAYLTEKSTPYQLRTLEYERSIQAATADLVKVSTSRFKKELDDARAEAAKSLETVKTSQTTIESMSGEKFNTYSELEDIFNRLVETVTASIVSEEDANNTAKATTQHLNETIAKLKELDGLVKALQASRSATYVTFVEGRNSYADKLTSLEMAKAQLKDTMVLCFQSQRGNVKGYKSEVKGHLDRLQQNGNVRGNQKLKAAIASLSIKLDEYFTLRIAGNRKADGMIDDLLDKLDGIIGSLDNEIDNISEKVADITGKNGNSFAQANITVSALSSNSELLAYGSSVDGLVTRLFTATTEKEIDTTLATIAAQYTKIHKAESELQKHLKKLNAVKELAVLNKTISALDGVYANLTAKGGIVPKLKNRLAMQEVASQESVKLRNIVMQQAQESRQTSSVAQGEQEKSIAAVNSMIRKSLGLILTIGALAVLSGIIFGIWMYRAIARPLSRLISTTREIASGNLNCTISAESNDEIGQVQKEMATMTGSLQNIAKKIGVATDTLAGSSEELSSTARTLENSTEQQTERIEQSAAAMTEMSQTINDVSNNANETADTAASMRETANRGRDRMHTAVSQLNQFAETIKSSALEVETLGTQSEKITGIVALINDIADQTNLLALNAAIEAARAGEQGRGFAVVADEVRKLAARTSEATEEIVESVSSMNTGVGTAVKLIREESSSVDQVVNIVNESVQSIDEIVENMDKITGMIGRIAVAAQQQSATSDEISRVMNTISDVARQIKSAFVDVKQSSENLAATASDLNDTAKWFRL, from the coding sequence ATGAAGATCAAAACCAAGCTCTTCTTGAATGTTGCGATTGTTGCCGGCATTTCAATTATAATTTCCGTTACTTGCTATGTCAGCATGACCTTTATCAAGGAAAAACTGGCATATCTCACGGAAAAAAGCACACCATACCAACTCAGGACGCTGGAATATGAACGGTCCATCCAGGCGGCGACTGCCGACTTGGTCAAAGTGAGCACATCAAGGTTCAAGAAGGAGCTTGATGATGCCAGGGCGGAAGCGGCAAAATCACTTGAGACCGTAAAAACCTCCCAAACGACAATCGAGTCGATGTCCGGCGAAAAATTCAATACCTATTCCGAACTGGAAGATATTTTCAACCGGCTCGTCGAAACCGTCACGGCAAGCATAGTATCCGAGGAAGACGCCAACAACACGGCAAAAGCGACGACACAGCATCTGAATGAAACCATCGCCAAACTCAAGGAACTTGACGGCCTGGTTAAAGCCTTGCAAGCCTCGCGTTCCGCCACATACGTCACTTTCGTTGAAGGCAGGAACTCCTATGCCGACAAACTGACCAGCCTTGAAATGGCCAAGGCACAGCTTAAAGACACCATGGTCCTCTGCTTTCAATCGCAACGAGGAAATGTCAAGGGCTACAAAAGCGAAGTCAAGGGGCATCTCGACCGCTTACAGCAAAATGGCAATGTGCGCGGAAATCAAAAATTAAAGGCCGCAATAGCGAGCTTATCCATAAAACTTGATGAATATTTTACCTTGCGAATAGCAGGCAATCGTAAGGCCGACGGGATGATTGACGATCTTCTGGATAAACTGGATGGAATAATAGGGTCCCTTGACAACGAAATAGACAACATCAGTGAAAAAGTAGCAGATATAACCGGTAAAAACGGCAACTCGTTTGCGCAAGCAAATATTACGGTAAGCGCCCTTTCCAGCAATTCAGAGTTACTGGCGTATGGATCATCTGTCGACGGGCTTGTTACCAGGCTTTTTACGGCTACTACGGAAAAAGAGATAGATACGACTTTGGCGACTATCGCGGCTCAGTACACAAAAATACATAAGGCGGAGTCGGAGCTGCAAAAACATCTCAAAAAACTTAATGCCGTAAAAGAGCTCGCGGTGCTGAATAAAACGATATCTGCCCTGGATGGCGTCTATGCGAACCTTACCGCCAAGGGCGGAATAGTCCCGAAGCTGAAAAACAGACTCGCAATGCAGGAAGTTGCGTCTCAGGAATCGGTGAAACTCCGGAATATCGTCATGCAGCAAGCCCAGGAAAGCAGGCAAACGTCGAGCGTAGCACAGGGCGAGCAGGAGAAGTCGATTGCAGCCGTCAACTCCATGATCCGCAAAAGCCTTGGACTGATCCTGACCATAGGGGCGCTTGCGGTCCTTTCCGGCATTATCTTCGGCATCTGGATGTACCGGGCAATCGCCCGCCCTCTTTCCAGGCTTATTTCCACAACCCGCGAGATAGCTTCCGGCAACCTGAATTGCACCATATCCGCGGAAAGCAATGATGAGATCGGCCAGGTTCAGAAAGAAATGGCCACAATGACGGGCAGCCTCCAGAACATTGCCAAAAAGATCGGGGTGGCGACCGACACCCTGGCGGGGAGTTCGGAGGAACTCTCTTCCACGGCGCGTACACTGGAGAACAGCACGGAGCAGCAGACCGAGCGTATCGAGCAGTCTGCCGCCGCCATGACCGAGATGTCCCAGACCATAAACGATGTATCCAACAATGCCAACGAAACTGCGGATACCGCCGCGTCGATGCGCGAAACCGCCAACCGCGGGCGGGACAGGATGCATACCGCCGTCAGCCAACTCAACCAATTTGCCGAGACCATAAAATCCTCGGCCCTGGAGGTGGAGACGCTTGGTACTCAGTCGGAGAAAATAACCGGCATTGTCGCGCTCATCAACGACATTGCGGATCAGACCAACCTGCTGGCGTTGAACGCCGCAATTGAAGCCGCCCGGGCCGGAGAGCAGGGACGCGGTTTTGCCGTAGTTGCCGATGAAGTGCGCAAACTCGCCGCCAGGACCTCCGAAGCGACCGAGGAGATCGTGGAAAGCGTATCATCCATGAACACCGGTGTCGGCACGGCCGTCAAACTCATTCGGGAAGAGAGTTCTTCCGTGGACCAGGTTGTCAACATCGTGAACGAATCGGTACAGTCCATAGACGAAATTGTCGAAAACATGGACAAGATTACCGGCATGATCGGCAGGATCGCCGTCGCCGCCCAGCAGCAATCCGCGACATCGGATGAAATTTCAAGGGTTATGAATACTATCTCCGACGTCGCCCGGCAGATCAAGAGCGCCTTTGTCGACGTCAAGCAGTCTTCCGAAAATCTGGCCGCCACAGCCTCCGATCTCAATGACACCGCCAAATGGTTCCGACTGTAA
- a CDS encoding EAL domain-containing protein — protein MNFFVRSEFDHSPELVDQTQHILLVDDEPRMRSSLRQLLDGEGRDIVECGTGEDALTVLKGQDIALVLLDINLPGISGLDVMEWITDFKTSTRVIMVSADANIDSAIRALRGGAVEFIRKPYDLEEIQRKVDDALQRSRLERSNSLMTKRLELSERMHRFLVENSPDLIYTLDTDGCFIFINGRAESLLGYSRDELIGRKYTSIVHEEDVEIARYAFTERRRDNRATTNVEVRLKCKDSHQAELRQIVTVASAMGVYEESGDSPTRRFIGTYGVARDISERKKAEETISFQAMHDHLTHLPNRKLFRDRLELSMNQSKRNGRLVGIMFIDLDRFKLVNDTHGHAEGDELLKNVAHRLRNCVRSGDTLARQGGDEFTVLLPDLHCPEDASIIAEKILDVLKAPFHVRGQEFRATASIGIAVYPNDGDSADVLLKNADIAMYKVKASGKNSYLFFTAEMNACYHERISLENELRQAINGSEFVLYYQPQISIDENRIVGLEALIRWRHPVHGLLNPASFIDLAEESGLICDITDWVLAEACGQMARWRETGLGNLRISVNVSPLEFTHSDFLERIVYNITKFRLPANAVEIEITENLLLHDVPGVIEKMQYLRNHGVRISIDDFGTRYSSLNYLRKFPINTIKIDQAFVRDLAEGTRVSPILHAIIGMARGFGLHLVAEGVETMFQMKTLNELGCDEMQGYLFSKPMPAAELELVLRSVVNHGHQLTQEASCSFQD, from the coding sequence ATGAACTTTTTTGTCCGTTCGGAATTCGACCATTCCCCGGAATTGGTTGACCAAACACAGCACATACTCCTCGTGGACGATGAGCCGCGGATGCGCTCCAGCCTGCGCCAGCTCCTGGATGGCGAAGGCCGTGACATTGTGGAGTGCGGGACCGGCGAGGACGCGCTCACCGTGCTCAAGGGGCAAGACATCGCTCTCGTACTGCTGGACATCAATCTTCCGGGCATTTCCGGCCTGGATGTGATGGAATGGATTACGGATTTCAAAACCTCGACAAGAGTCATCATGGTCAGCGCGGACGCAAACATCGACTCCGCCATACGCGCTCTCCGAGGTGGGGCTGTGGAGTTCATACGCAAGCCTTACGATCTGGAAGAGATCCAGCGTAAGGTCGACGACGCCTTGCAGCGCAGCCGGTTGGAGCGCAGCAATAGTCTGATGACCAAGCGTCTCGAACTTTCCGAGCGAATGCACCGGTTCCTGGTGGAAAACTCTCCCGATCTCATCTACACGCTTGATACGGACGGTTGCTTCATCTTTATCAATGGCAGGGCCGAGTCGCTGCTCGGCTACTCGCGCGACGAACTGATCGGACGCAAATACACCTCGATCGTCCACGAGGAGGATGTCGAAATCGCCAGGTATGCCTTCACGGAACGGCGTCGCGACAACCGCGCCACGACAAATGTCGAAGTACGCCTGAAATGCAAGGACAGCCACCAGGCCGAACTCCGCCAAATCGTCACGGTTGCAAGCGCCATGGGGGTCTACGAGGAAAGCGGCGACTCCCCGACGAGACGTTTCATAGGCACCTACGGCGTAGCACGCGACATATCCGAACGCAAGAAAGCTGAAGAGACCATCAGTTTTCAGGCCATGCACGACCACCTTACCCACCTGCCAAACCGCAAACTGTTCAGGGACCGGCTCGAATTATCCATGAATCAATCAAAACGTAATGGCCGGCTGGTAGGCATTATGTTTATCGATCTTGATCGTTTCAAGCTCGTCAATGATACCCATGGGCATGCCGAAGGCGACGAACTTCTGAAAAACGTGGCCCATCGCCTGCGTAATTGCGTGAGGTCCGGCGACACCCTGGCCCGCCAGGGGGGGGACGAATTTACGGTGCTGTTGCCGGATCTGCATTGCCCCGAGGATGCGAGCATCATTGCCGAAAAGATTCTGGATGTGCTGAAAGCGCCGTTTCACGTGCGGGGGCAGGAATTTCGGGCCACTGCCAGCATTGGCATTGCCGTGTACCCGAATGACGGGGATAGTGCCGATGTACTCTTGAAGAACGCCGATATCGCGATGTACAAGGTAAAGGCCAGCGGCAAAAACAGTTACCTGTTTTTTACCGCTGAGATGAATGCGTGCTATCACGAGCGTATCAGCCTTGAAAACGAGTTGCGCCAGGCCATCAACGGCTCTGAATTCGTGTTGTACTATCAACCGCAGATCAGTATTGACGAAAACAGGATCGTAGGGCTGGAAGCCTTGATCCGATGGCGGCATCCGGTACACGGGCTGTTGAATCCGGCCAGTTTCATCGACCTCGCCGAGGAGTCGGGGTTAATCTGCGATATTACCGACTGGGTGTTGGCCGAGGCGTGCGGCCAAATGGCCAGATGGCGCGAAACGGGATTGGGCAACCTGCGCATTTCGGTCAATGTCTCGCCGCTGGAGTTCACTCACAGCGACTTTCTCGAACGGATCGTATATAACATTACCAAGTTTCGCCTTCCCGCCAATGCCGTGGAGATAGAAATAACCGAAAACCTTTTATTGCACGATGTCCCGGGCGTTATCGAAAAAATGCAGTATCTGCGCAATCATGGGGTGCGAATATCGATCGACGACTTTGGCACCCGTTATTCTTCACTCAATTACCTGCGCAAATTTCCCATCAACACCATCAAGATTGACCAGGCATTTGTTCGCGACCTGGCAGAGGGAACACGCGTTTCTCCGATTCTCCATGCGATTATCGGCATGGCCCGCGGGTTCGGACTGCATCTTGTGGCAGAGGGCGTCGAAACGATGTTCCAGATGAAGACCTTGAACGAGCTCGGCTGCGATGAGATGCAGGGCTATCTCTTCAGCAAACCGATGCCTGCCGCCGAGCTTGAACTGGTGCTGAGGTCGGTCGTCAATCACGGGCATCAATTGACTCAAGAGGCCTCGTGCAGTTTTCAGGATTAA